From the genome of Akkermansiaceae bacterium:
CGCCAGACCCGATCGACCAGACACCGCGGTCGTCACCTGCTTCCAACGCAACGAAGACTTTCCGGTTCTCAAGAATCGCGTCCTCACCATGGACAAGCAATCCCCGGCGTCACCCAGCGACGAAGCCGAAAACTAAACCCCGATTTCCCTTGTATTCAGTAACTGCGGACCATACCCATCGAATAGTTAGGTAACCACTCACATGAAACCCGACCCGACCAAAGCACAGCACCCCGCTGCAACGCCCACCGACCCGCAGCACATCGCGGACGACACGGAGGCCCGTTTCGCCTACCTGATGATGGAGAGCAGGGACGCGCTTTACCGCTACCTTTTCTCCCTGCACCCCGTCGCCGATGAAGTCGATGACCTGCTCCAGGAAACCGCCATGACCCTGTGGAAAAAAATCGGTGAATACGACAGCAGCCGCGACTTCCTGCCGTGGGCGCTGCGAGTGGCCTATTTCGAGGTGCTGCGCTGGCGCAAACATATGAGAAAACGCCGGTTTGTCCTCTCGGAGGAACTCGTCGAGCAACTCAGCGCCACCAGCCTCGCCACCCCCCAGGAGGAAATGGAGCGCGCCCGCCACCACGCCCTGCAGGACTGCCTCGCCAAACTCCCCGGCAAATACCGCCAGGTGGTTGAACAACGCTACCAGACCAAGGGCACGCTTAAGGACCTCGCCGCCAAACTCGGCATCACAAGCCACAGGATCTATCACCGCCTCGAATACGCCCGTGAAACTCTTGCGAGCTGCATCGAACGCAATCTCGCCGACCGTGGGTTCGAGTATAACCAAAAAGAAGTATGAACCGGGAATCACGCCGCACACTCGCCAGCCTGCTCTCATCCCTCGTCGAGGGCGACCTGGATGACGCTTCCATGCAAGGTCTTGAGGACATGCTGATGGACAACCCCAGCGCCCAAGCCTATTACCTTCATTACATCTCCGTTCACAGCATGCTCGAATGCCAAGGTGGACAGAACAGCCCTCTACGACTCGCCACCACCGACAGGCGGCCGTCGGCATCGGCGTCCGGCCACTCGAAATACTGGCTCGCGGCGGCCGCCTGCCTCACCATAGCCGCCACCTGGTTCACCGCCACCCATCTCCGCGCACCCCGGGAATCCAGCCTACCGGTGCCGATTTCCGCCACCCTGCACCAACCCGCTGAAACCGTCGCCGTCATCTGCGGGGCGGAAGACGCCCAGTGGAACATCCACAATATCCAGCCCGTTCCCGGCACCCGGCTTGGCCACGGTATCATCAACCTCACCCACGGGCGTATCCAGCTTGATTTCCCGGCCGGGGAAAAAGTCACGATCGCCGCACCGGCAACCTTTGACATCCAGCGGGAGAACATACTCTCGCTCCTGCAGGGACAACTCGTCGCCTCCGTCCCCGAGGCCGCACAGGGCTTCACCGTCATCACCCCCAACGGGGCGGTCGTTGACCTGGGCACCGAGTTCGCCGTCAACATCACACCGGACGGAGAAAACCGGGTCAAGGTCATCAAGGGCGCGGTCATGGCTTCCTCGACCAACGACGAAGGCATCACCACTTGGGAAAAAAAACTACACGTCGGCGAGGAAGTCAGCATCGAACGCAAAGCCCCGCTGAAGGAAACACACCTGCCGCACAACTACATCGAACCCCTGCCTAACAAAATCAGCCCGCTTCAACTCTCTCCGGGTTACCAGTCGGCGGTAAAAAAATCCCAACCCCTCAGCTACTGGACCTTCGACCGCCTCGAACAGGACTCCAGCATCGCCGACACCGTCGGCAACAACCCCCTGCAGTTAGGATGGTCAGCCGCCGTCGTCCAACACAAATACGGAGGCCACCTGCGCCTCGACCGTGAAAAGCACCCCGGCTACGCCACCCCAAAACAACGTATTCCCGGACTCAACACCCCGGCCGGATGCACCATAGAACTCTGGGCCTTCTCCAACCTGGTCAACCGGCAATCGCTGGCCTCCCTTTCCGACGACACCTCACCGCCCGCGGATATGCCAAGCCACGTCCTCCACTCGCCGCAGCTCCTCCTCATCGAACGCACCGGACGCTCCAGGTCCGAGATCGGCCACATCCACCCGGATTTCACCCTGCGTTCCGTTTACCGCTGGCCCACGGGATACCAGGGAGGCTCCAACACCTACTCCCACGAACCCTACCTCATCCACAAATGGCACCACATCACGGTGGTCAGGGACCAACAAACCTGCGGCATCTACATCGACGGCGTGCTTTCCTCCCAGCAGCAGATCCAGTTCACCCCGGACCAGGACGAATACACGTTCTTGCTGGGCAGACTGCATATTTTTAAAGACCATATAGACGACCGCCAGTGGTCCGGTGCCATCGACGAGGTTGCCATCTACGCCCGCGCCCTGGGTGCCGACGAAATCAGCACCCATTACCGCGCCGCCAAACCACGGACCATAGCCCCCTAGATCCCGTCACTTCTCCATCAAAAATGGTGGAAGCTGAGCGATCACTCGGCGGTCGGGTTACCGGCAAGAGCTTCGGCTCCGATGACCTGGAAGTTGTTGATCAGCGGGCTGGCGAGCGCCTTGTCGATGCGTAGGCGCACGGCGTCGCAGGCCGGGATGTTCAACTTCGCGGCGGAGGCGCGACCGGCGAGGATGATGCGCTTGTAACCGATCTTTTTGCCGGAGAACACCGGCTGCCACTTGCCGTCGACACGGCATTCAATGCTATAGCCGTCCACCCGCTGGCCAAGCGGAATGTATTCCTGGAGGATGAATCCGGCGGGCGTCAGGGTCTTGCCGAACTCGACTTCGAGGGTGGCGGTGGTGACGGCGTCGTCGGTGGCGAAATAGGTGTCGTCCTTACCGTCGGTGGCCATGGCTGCGGCGTATTGCGGGTCGTTGCCGCGATGGGCGGAGCCGCTGGTCTTCGCTCCGGGGAGGCGGGCGGGGTCGTTGCCGTGGAGCGCGTCCACCCAGGCCTTGAACTCCTTGAGTTTGGCCACCGCCTCATCATCGATCAGGCCGTCCTTGTTAGGTGCGAGGTTCATCAGCGGGGTGACGCCGTAGCCGGTGGAGGTAAGGTAGTAGTCCTGCATCCGGCGCACGCTGACGGCGGGCTCGCCGATGTGAAACCAGTTGCCCTGCAGGATGATGGACGGCTCGTTGGGATACCAGCTCATCACACCGTCGATTTCCCGGCGGTAGTTCTGGTCCGGGCCAATGCCACCGTGCCCCCCGGGCCAGGCGATGCAGCGGTCGGGCAGGGTTTTCACCAGCATCCCGGAGTCGTAGACAACCGCCTCGGGCTGCGTCTCCTTGATCATGCGACCGATCTTCGGATAGTCCATCTTGAGTTTGGCGGCGTTGAAGCCATCAAACCAATACTCGTCCACCCGGCCGTAGCGGGTGCTGAGCTCCTTGAGCTGGGCGTAGTAGTAGTCGCCGTAGGTCTTGTGCACGGGCGAGCCGGCTTTGTTGAAATGGTGGTCGATGATGGAGACGTAGAGGCCGAAATAGACACCGCCCTCGCGACAGGCTTCGGCGAGCTCCTTGACGATGTCGCCCTCACCATTTTTCCACGGCGAGGATTTCACCGAGTGGTCGGTGGTGTCGGTTCGCCAGTTGCAGAACCCGTCGTGGTGTTTGCTGGTCAGCACGATGCCCTTGAAGCCACCGGCTTTTGCCGCGGCAACCCACTGGCGGGCGTCGAACTTGACGGGGTTGAATTTTTTGGGGTCCTCCTTGCCGTTGCCCATGTGGTTGCTGCTCGGATAAAAGGTCTTCATGCCGAAGTGGGCGAACATGATGTATTCGGCGCGATGCCAGCGCAGTTGCGCGGGGTTGGGCACGGGCAGGAACGGCGCGGGCGGCTCCACCGCGACAGCGGATGTGGCGAGGACCGCACCAAGGACAAAACAACGGGTGATGGATGTCATGGTCATGGCTTGAACCCTGACGCGAATTGCCGGCCTTTGCAAGCGCTTCATCCATTTGTGTGATGCGGGGTGCAGAATGAATCGTGGCAGCCCGCCCCGCCATGACCAGCCTCCAAACGGACTGATCTTGCCCGTCAACGAATAGGTATTACCACTCAAAATCCAGCCGGATGAACTTTGTCTCAAAGCGGTTGATGTGGATTTCGCCGGTCAGCTTCTTGATGTCTTCCTCCAGCACGTTCACTTCTGTTGCCGCACTCGCTCCCGTTTGCCGGAGGAGTGCCTGGATATCCAAATGGGTGTGATGCGCCCCCTCCACCTCCCTGACATGCAGGATGACACCCTGGCGATCCAGCGAGGGGCTGGCGTTGACCAAAAGCAGGTTGGGAGCCGTTAAACCGACCAGGGATCGGGAGCGGGCGGTGGATTCCCCAGCCTTCGAGGACGGCCAGAGCACCCGGGCCTGCAGCGGCACCCTGTCGCCCCATCCGAAGCGGGTCGACCAGGCGTTGCCGGCATTGTTGGTAGAGCCGATGGAATAGGACCAGCGCAACTCCCCTTCTTGTTTGGCTTTGAAATTGGTGACCCAGTAATTGTTCAGCACCCATGAGTAGATGTGGTTGGTCCTGGGTTTCAATCGGTAGTAGTAGCGGCCGATGTTCAGGTCCCCGAATTGCACCAGCGGCATGTCCTTGCTGGTGAATATAATCTGCGCGTCCGGGTTCTTGACGGCGGCAAAGTTCTGGATGGCATTCCAGTCGCTGGAACTCCCCTCCAACTGGTTCACCCCCGGCGAGACCAGACCGCCCTGGGCCTCGTAAAACAATTTCCCCTGATCTAACTGAAATGGGAAAGTCACATAGACTCCTTCCGGACTGATCACCGGGAGCTTGAACATGCGGTAATGGAACTCGATTTTCTTTTCATGATGGAAGAGCCTGATTTCCAGATCCACCCCACGTTCATCGGCACAAACAGGCAGGGCTCCGTTGAGAAACAGACTTTGATAGATGGCGCCGTTCTCCTGTTTCAGCACCTTGACCCGACTGAGCACGCTGCGTTTCAAATTCAACGGTTTATACCGGGTGTCGCGGTTGCTGGCGGTGAGTCTTTCCAGTTCATGACGGTTGGCCAATTGCTCGTAGATCACCTGCCCGAGTGTGTATGAGTCCTGTTGGTCGATGAGTTCCTTTTGCAGTTCTTTATCGACAAGGGAAGTGACCACCCCCTTGGCGGGGTCCACCTTGAGGGCGTAGTATTTGTTTTCAAACACAGAGGGACCGGGTTTTGCTTTCCCCGCCAGGGAGGGATTTTTTTCTCCGGCGTGAATCAAAAAGGTTTTGTAACCCATCGCAGGAACATCCTCCACCCAGAGCCGGTAATACGCGCCCTCCTGCCGCCGCTCGTATTCGCGCACCTCGATGGCTTTCCCTTGTTCATCCTTGATCACAAAGTCATGGCCTTCGGGTAGGATGCCGTTTTCGATAAACACCTCCACGACGCCCGACCTCTGCCAGTTCAGTGTGTTGGCCACCAGGATACTGGGGAGCTTGGAGGCTTTGACCTGCGTTTGGAAAAGTGTCCAGGCCTGCTCTTTGAGGGCCGCTGATTTTTTCCAGGCATCCCACACATAGGAGGACTTGACCCCCCACTGGTTGATGGTGTTGTGGGCCCCCGGGTCCGTCACACTTTCGGCGGCACCGAAGGTGTGTTCGTCATAAAACAGGAGGTCGTCAAATACCTCTGTGATTTTGTCATTGGTGTCGGCGGGTAAATCCGCACCCAGCATTCTGGCCATGGACAGCAAGGCGGTATTGGCGGCGATGTCCACATGGATGTCTCGCGCCACCTGGGTTTCCTTGGCCGCCGACGCCACACCGTCGGTCCACCAATCCGGCCAGGCCACTTGTTTCTCCTCGATCTCATCGCCATGGTTTTCATCAATGAAGATCATAAAATCCCGTGCCAGCGAGGAGCGTAACTTCGGCCATTCGTATTTCTCATTCCATGCCCGGATGATTTTGCAAACTTCCACACTGGGCGGCGAGTTGTCTGTGACGTATCCGGAAAACTGAAGCGACACCTTGTTGTAGGGATACCCCTTGCTGTCGAGCCCGCTCAAGTAGGCGGAGAGGTTGTCGCGAAACACCTCCTGCTGTCCGGTGTGCACCCCCAGGGTATTGGCGTATTGATAATGCTCGGAGCGATAGGCCAACAGGCGGTTTCCGGCCGGGGACTTCCACCAGAAGCTGGTGGGTTTATCGAAGGGTTTACGCGCCCTGTGCGCATGAATCCCCATGCTGAGGTATTTCACATCGGTGTGCTGAAAATAATCCACCAGACACCAGGCGATGCCGTTGACATCGTTCTGCATGGCCGTGGTGACTTTCACCCCGGCATTTTTCAGCATCCTGAGGGTCTTGGTTTGCGCCGCCAGCGCCGACTCGTCGATCAGTTCCGAAAAATTAAAAAACATTCCGGTGGCCTCCATCCTGCCCTCTTGCAAGCGCTTCAACAGTCGGTCGATTTGTGCCTGGGGCCTGCTTTTCAAATACTCACGCACCGACCAACTGGTCTCGCAGGTCCATCTGAATTTCGAGGCATCGGGGTAATCGTCCGTTAGATCGCAGTAGTCCAGGGCATGGTCGATGTAGCGGAGGTGCTCCGCCAGGATTTCAGGCTGGGGTCGTGTGTAGCCGATGTCGGTGTGGGTATGCTGCACCAGATAGATCTCCCACTCCTTCACCGGGGACAATTGAAAGGTCTTTTCGATCGGGGCTCCTTTTCCGATGTGAAAAGAAGCGGTCATCTCGGTCGGACTGGTCACCTTGGGCAGGGTGAAATCCACCCTGTTTGCGCCGAAGTTCAGCAGCATCTTTTGTGACTTGTCGCCAATCCGGATCTCCAGCTCTTCCTGTTTCCCCAGGTGGACCATATCGATGGCGATGGCATGCATCGGAGCGCTTTCCCCCTTCAACACCACCGGGTGCTGTTTGATTTGGATACTTTCCTCAATGGACGCTTGATAGAGGATGAACCATGCGCTGTTTTCATCGGCCTCGGCTTCGATTTTGAGTCTGACCGGCATGCCTTTCTTAATCAATGAAGCGGGCAACTTCAGGTGCATAAACCCCATTTCGTCCTTATGCTTGTCCAGCGCGGTGATGTTAAAACTAAGCTCGGCCCCACCATCTCCGGCCAGGGTTTTGATTCCCGTCCGGCTGGTTTTGTCGCTTTGAAAAGAAAATATTCTCTTGCCGTTGGCTGAAAGGTGGAAACGCGCCGGTGTCCCGGTCACATCCATGGCAAAGGCCATGATGAAGTCCACCTCATCACGCGGATCGTTTTCCGGAACGCTTTCTGTTTCCCACTCGATGGCTTGGTAATCCGCCTCCCCCCTCACCAGCAGCGAGGCCGACACACCGGGCAGGGGCGATTGATAGCTGAATCGTTTACCGCTGATTTCCTTATGATACCCCTGGTAATACTTCGGAGCCTGTTCCTGGGCCTGTAGCTGAAGGCCCAGAAAGAGGATGCTTATCAACACTCCAAATCCCAGCCTGCCAGATACTGCCTTGCTGCTTTTGTTGTTAGATTGGACAGACACTGGAGCAACTGTGATTTGACGCCGATGACCGGACGTATTGCAATTAGTTTTTGACGTAAACCACCTTGGTGGCAAAGAAGGTGATTTCCTTGGTCGGGGTACCCGGACCTGCGCAAGCACCGTTCTCTTTTTTGTCGTGCTCCTTGTCCTTCTTGTCCCCCTCGTCATTGCAGGTGTCGATGATGCGGGCGACTGCGTAACCGTGCAGGATCACCTTTTGGCCGGCGGCTTTGGTATCGAACTTGAAGGCGTCATCCTTGGCACGCACGAGGGTGAAGAGGTCGCCTTTTTTATACTCGCCATCGGCGACCCACATTTTGCAACCGCTTTTGCAGGCTCCGATGATGCGGGAACTAAGGACGATTTCCTTTTTCTTCACTTGCTCGATCTGCCCGGCAAGTTCAGCGAGGGTGTAGGGGTTGTCAATGGAGCCCTTGTCATTGCCGGCATCTGCCGTAGGGGTGAGTGCGATCACTGCGGGCAGGACCAACAGCGCGATGGATTGTATTAACTTTCTTTTCATAGTGGATATTGTGGTTAGTGGGTGGATGGGAAAAAGGAAAAAAGGAAAAAAGGATGAGCTTCAGAAGCGAGCCCGCTTGCGAATCTGGAAATACATGTAGATGCCGGTCACGGAGAGGGTCACGAGCATGCCGCCGAGAACATCGTAGAGGATGCGACCCCAGATGCCGCCGAAAAACGAGCCGTTATGCAGGTCGATGATCACCCACATGACAGGAACACTACTGGCCTCCTCGGGAAAGATATCGCCAAGCCCCTGGGCATCGCGTGTCTGGTCGAGGCGCTCCTGGTACTTGCCTGGTAACACGGCGGTGGGAACCCGTGACTCCTTCAGGAAATCGAAGTCGTGGTGGTGGTTGTAAAGAATGCCCGTCACCCCGATAATCAGGAGAAGACAACTGGAGACGAGGCTCAGGATCTTGAAATACCCCAGGCAATACATGTGGACTTTCCTCCAGTTTCTCATGATGGTAGTAGATGATCGGTCACATTGAATACGCCTGCATAAGGCTGATCTATCTTCATCTGCAACTCAATTTCCAGAGACAGTGCCCTGATAA
Proteins encoded in this window:
- a CDS encoding sigma-70 family RNA polymerase sigma factor, which codes for MKPDPTKAQHPAATPTDPQHIADDTEARFAYLMMESRDALYRYLFSLHPVADEVDDLLQETAMTLWKKIGEYDSSRDFLPWALRVAYFEVLRWRKHMRKRRFVLSEELVEQLSATSLATPQEEMERARHHALQDCLAKLPGKYRQVVEQRYQTKGTLKDLAAKLGITSHRIYHRLEYARETLASCIERNLADRGFEYNQKEV
- a CDS encoding FecR domain-containing protein, with the protein product MNRESRRTLASLLSSLVEGDLDDASMQGLEDMLMDNPSAQAYYLHYISVHSMLECQGGQNSPLRLATTDRRPSASASGHSKYWLAAAACLTIAATWFTATHLRAPRESSLPVPISATLHQPAETVAVICGAEDAQWNIHNIQPVPGTRLGHGIINLTHGRIQLDFPAGEKVTIAAPATFDIQRENILSLLQGQLVASVPEAAQGFTVITPNGAVVDLGTEFAVNITPDGENRVKVIKGAVMASSTNDEGITTWEKKLHVGEEVSIERKAPLKETHLPHNYIEPLPNKISPLQLSPGYQSAVKKSQPLSYWTFDRLEQDSSIADTVGNNPLQLGWSAAVVQHKYGGHLRLDREKHPGYATPKQRIPGLNTPAGCTIELWAFSNLVNRQSLASLSDDTSPPADMPSHVLHSPQLLLIERTGRSRSEIGHIHPDFTLRSVYRWPTGYQGGSNTYSHEPYLIHKWHHITVVRDQQTCGIYIDGVLSSQQQIQFTPDQDEYTFLLGRLHIFKDHIDDRQWSGAIDEVAIYARALGADEISTHYRAAKPRTIAP
- a CDS encoding alpha-L-fucosidase, with protein sequence MTSITRCFVLGAVLATSAVAVEPPAPFLPVPNPAQLRWHRAEYIMFAHFGMKTFYPSSNHMGNGKEDPKKFNPVKFDARQWVAAAKAGGFKGIVLTSKHHDGFCNWRTDTTDHSVKSSPWKNGEGDIVKELAEACREGGVYFGLYVSIIDHHFNKAGSPVHKTYGDYYYAQLKELSTRYGRVDEYWFDGFNAAKLKMDYPKIGRMIKETQPEAVVYDSGMLVKTLPDRCIAWPGGHGGIGPDQNYRREIDGVMSWYPNEPSIILQGNWFHIGEPAVSVRRMQDYYLTSTGYGVTPLMNLAPNKDGLIDDEAVAKLKEFKAWVDALHGNDPARLPGAKTSGSAHRGNDPQYAAAMATDGKDDTYFATDDAVTTATLEVEFGKTLTPAGFILQEYIPLGQRVDGYSIECRVDGKWQPVFSGKKIGYKRIILAGRASAAKLNIPACDAVRLRIDKALASPLINNFQVIGAEALAGNPTAE
- a CDS encoding PepSY domain-containing protein, with the protein product MRNWRKVHMYCLGYFKILSLVSSCLLLIIGVTGILYNHHHDFDFLKESRVPTAVLPGKYQERLDQTRDAQGLGDIFPEEASSVPVMWVIIDLHNGSFFGGIWGRILYDVLGGMLVTLSVTGIYMYFQIRKRARF